The following DNA comes from Candidatus Peregrinibacteria bacterium.
AAAGAAAAGCGCATCTTTTGGGGTATTTTGCTGAATCCACTCAAAAGAATCACCATACCGACTCGCAAGATGGGCATCGAAGATAAGTGGCCAAAGAAAAAGCATTCCCAAAAGCGTCCCTCCAATGACAACCGAAAAAACAGGGCGGATAATAATCCTCTCAAAAACTCCTCGTTTCCAAAGAGAAAGAATGAGGAATACTAAAAGAAACGTAAGAATATTTTCAATAAAGATCCAAAGTACTACTTCAAATGTAAATGGCGCATCTCGAAAAAATAAAAACTGAAGAAGCGCAGGACGCTGTGGTTTTGCAAACAGGGAAAGAATCCAAACACCATAGAATCCTCCAAAGAGGAGTATTTTTCTGGAAAATTTTTTTGGGAATGATTGATACGAAAGAAACGTGAGCAGTGCAAAAAGTGCAACAAAAAAAGAAAGGAGAAGCGTTTGCACTCCAAGAATCATTCCCACAAGAGCGAAAAGGAAAAGGTGTGTACGCCATTTCTCATGTAAGGAAGATCTCCATTGTTCGGCAAAGAGAAGGAGGAGAGGAAGAACAAAGAGGAGCTTTATCCACGAAAATGCTCGAAGCGGTTGAAATTGAAGCGCAAACGCAAGACGAAACCCCTCTCCCAAAAGAGAAAAAAGTCCGATAAACACCAAAATCGTTGTGACAAAAAATACAAGTTTTTGGAAAGCAGCCTTTGGAAAAGAAGCACGAAAACGAAAAAGGAGAAGAGCAAAAAGGACGAGTACAAAAAGAACAATGTACGAGTGGAGTTCTGAAAAATAGAAAGAAGGGAGAATATACGAAGAGCGATTTTGAACAAGAGAAAACCACGTGTCATCAAAATGACGAAAAAGATCAATTCTGTTTACCGCAGAATGACGAAAGAAAAAGAAGAGTGCACCCCACATTCCCACTGGAAAAAGAAGTGGAAAAAGAGATGTAAAAGAGCGATTTTGAACAGATTTCCAAGAGAGAAAAAGAGAGAAAGCGAGCAAAACAGGAAGTGGATTAATGGGATGAAGTAGTGCACAAAAACCAAGCATAATGCCCGAAAGAACATATTGCTCTCGAAAAAAGAATCCTAAAGCGAGCGTCGAAATCGCCATGCCAAAAGAGCGAGCCTGAAGATCGGGTTCAAAATAAAAAAACCAACTATCGGGACCTTTGACATTATCGGAAAATGCCTCTCCGCCAATAATGAGCAAAAAAGGGAGAAGAAGCGGGAGGAAACTTCTTGGAGCAAACGATTTCCCCAAAAGAATGACTCCCGAAAAAAAGATTGCCTGAGAGAGAAGAGACAACAAGCATCCCCAAAATGCCAGAGAATATGGAGGAATTCTCATAAAATAAGCGAGGAGATCATCGAACAACGTTCCTTCAGTTTGTCCGCCTTGAAGCAAAAAATCGTAAGGAAATAGGCTTGGGTCAAGATGCCTAAGTACTGCGGGAAAATAGTAAAATTGATCGCCAAAATACAAAAAGGTTCCTGGAAATAAAATATGAGAAAAAAGCGAGGCAAAAAGCGAAACGCCTACTATACCGAAAGCGCCTCTGAAAGACGTTGTTTTTGAAAAAAAACGTGAAAACATACTCATATTTTTATCAGAAAATGCCGAAAAAAGAAAATAAAGGATGCGCTTTCATTCCTCATGAAAAGCAAAAATATGATATGCTTAATATATGATGTCTTTACGAAAAGTTCCTTGGCTTCGATATGGAATTTTCTTCTCTTTTTTTCTGTTTTCCACTCTCTTTGGACTTCAGTGCGCCACGCGCTCACTCGATCCAGATTTTGGCTGGCACCTCAGAATTGGGCAAGAAACTGAAAAACGAAATACAGTTCTCACAACCGAAGAGTGGAACACTCCGATTATCGGGGAAAAATGGATTGATCACGAATGGCTCATGAACATCGGTTTCTATGATATTTATGAGCATTTCGGATATATGGGGCTCGCTTTTATCTCTGTTCTTTTGCTTGTACTTCTCTTCGGAATTCAGCAAAAGCTTCTCCTCAAAAAAGAGCATGGTACTGCCGCAATATTATCGCTTATTTTCCTTCAGACATTTGGACTTTTTGGTATGAGCGCACATTTGGGAATTCGCCCAATTCTTATCTCACTTCTCCTTTTTCTTGCTTTTCTCGAGTTCCTCAAGAGAGCAACCACCGGAAAAAAACAGCTTCTCTTTAGAATACTCTTACCCGTTCTTTTTTTAATATGGGGAAATCTTCACGGAAGCTTTCTCATTGGCCATGTCATAATCATCGGCTGGATCATCCTCTTCACACTTCTCTCTGCTTTTCCTTCTCTTCGGAAATTCCTCGAACGATTTTTTGAAATTCCCGCCATGCCTTCTGCTCGCACACAAATATCCATGGTCTTTCTCTTTATTGCCTGTGTTGCAACACCACTCATAAACCCATACGGGATAGATTTATACCACCTACTTTCGGAATATTGGCAGAACAACTACTATCTGCTTCACATTAGTGAATGGCTTCCTGCATGGACATGGCCAATAAGTCTTTGGAAGCTCTCTTTTGGCGCATTCAGTTTCGGAGTAGTGTTCATTTGGTTTGTTACCGCTATCACTAGTTCATCAAAAAAAATCCCAAAACTTCCGCTCTGGGAAACCGTTCTTTTTCTTCTTTTTCTCTTGCTTTCCCTTACACACATTCGACATTTTCCCCTCTTTTTTGGAACAGCACTTCCTCTTTTATTTTCTTTCTGTACGGTCTTTTTCCCCACACAGTTTTCCCGAAAAAAACCATTCCCAAAAATCTTTCAAATTGGAATTCCTGTAAGCTTTCTTACTTTTTTTCTTGTATTTTCTGCGACGTATGCGAAAAACATCTCCTTTCCTGAAGATCCGTTTGTGTTTCCCAAATTTTGTAAACACTATCCGTGTGCGGCAACGACATTTTTGAAAGACTCGGAATATCGCGATAAAGTACTTTTAAATCCCTACGCATGGGGTGGCTACCTCCTCTGGATGTGGCCAGAAAAAGTGATTTTCACTGATGGCAGACAGCCGCAACGTTCTTATGAAGGACATTCATTGCTCGAAGAAAGTAATGCATTTTTTGATAAAGAGCAGATTGAGAAAAAGCTTAAAAAACATAGCATTGAAGTCGTGCTTTTAAGAAAACAAAAACCAGCGTCTTTTTCACTCTTTGATCGGTATTTTTTTGGAATTGATGAGCAGGAAGTAAAGACGACCGAAAACTCGCTTTTGGATTTTTTAAAGAACTCAAAAGACTGGATGCAAAAATACGAAGATGAAACAGCAGTGATTTTTGTGAAAAAATAACGAAGAAAAATTCAAAACTCTACTATTGGGAATATTTTCTCAAAAAGCATAGATAAAAAAAATCTTCCCGAGTTTTTGTTCTACTCATCCTGAAAATAATGTTCGTAATCACGTTCATGGATAATACCACGCTCAGAAAGTACCTCTGCATACTGTTCCATGCGCACCATGCCGTGTTCTCGACCAGATTGCATAGCATTTTTAATTTGCGTCGTGCTTCCACTCCGAATAAGGTGACGAATTCCAGGAGTAGCAATCATCAATTCATAAATACCCACTCGTCCTTTGCGATCGGCACGCGGAATGAGGCGTTGCCCTAAAATACCAATAATACAGTCGGCAAGACGATTTTGAATCATATTGTGCTGATCTGTTGGAAAGGCATTAATCATGCGAGAGATTGTTTGCGGAACGCCAGAAGTATGAAGTGTAGAAATAACAAGGTGACCTGTTTCCGAAAGATTAATCGCCGCCATAATCGTTTCGGGATCGCGCATCTCCCCAATCATCACAATGTCAGGATCTTCACGAAGAGTCGCACGAAGCGCATTCGCAAAACTGAGGGTATCGGCACCCACTTCTCGTTGAGAAATGATGGATTTTTTCGATTTAAAAATAAATTCAATCGGATCTTCAATAGTGATAATATGTTCTACGCGCCCTTTGTTGATGTGCTCAATCATCGACTGCATAGAGGTTGATTTTCCACTTCCTGTGGGACCGGTCACCAAAAGGAGTCCTTGCTTTTGTGTAATAAGATTTTCCACTCCCGCGGGAAGACCAAGTTCCCCCATTTCAAACGCCTCACTCGCAATAATACGAAGAACCGTGGATAGACTTTTGCGTTTATAAAAAATATTTACGCGAAAGTTCGTTCCATCTTTGTGTTCGTATGCAGTATCAAGCTCTTTTGTGCGCAAGAGTGTCTCTTTTTGCTCTTCACTAGAAACAAGCGAAAAAATGAGCTTCTCCGCCATATCATCGGGAATGGAGGGGTAGTTATCAACAAAATAGATTTTTCCGCTAATACGAAATGCAAGTCGCTCTCCGGCAGAGAGATGAATGTCAGACGCACCAAGTTCAAGCGCCGCTTCGAGAATATCATCAATAGCAAGATCAGATTGCTGATATTTCATATTCACCTCTTGTGCTCCTTTTTCAGCGATTTTGTTTCCGCCTTTTGGAACAAGTGTCTCTAAATCGCGTCCAGTATTCGCATGGTGACGGTCTCCAATGCCCATCATGGCATGAAGGTCACTCGGAAGTGAAAATCCTGAGGGTCCAGGAATACCACCGGTAGTATTTGATTCATCAAACATATTTTGATTTTTATATCGAAAAATCATACCCTGTTCTTTGAATTTTTGCAATAGAAATGCACCCAAATACACTACGTGAAAAGTTTCGAGCCTTTTTCTTGAGCCGAAATCATGCGGAAATCCCGAGTAGTTCACTCATTCCTAGTGCAGATGATCCCACTGTGCTTTTTAACACTGCGGGAATGCAACCACTTGTTCCCAATTTGCTCGGCGCGCCACACCCCAAAGGAAAGAGGATTTTTGACACACAAAAATGCGTTCGCACGCCAGATATTGACGAAGTAGGCGATGATACTCATCTCACCTTTTTTGAAATGCTCGGGAACTGGTCACTGGGAGATTATTTCAAAGACGAAGCTATTGAACTCGCCTACGACTTTTTTGTTAAAGAACTTGGACTCGACCCAGCACGTTTTGCTATTACCATTTTTGAGGGGGATAATGACGCCCCGCGTGATAACGAGGCAGAGAAAATTTGGCTCAGTAAAAAGGGTATTACGAAGGATCAGATTTTTGCCTTCAATAAGAAGGATAATTTCTGGGGACCCGCCGGAAAGACAGGACCATGCGGACCATGTAGCGAAATTCACTACGATCGAGGAGAAGCGTACGGCAAAAATACGGGACCAAATTCAGATGAAAATCAGCGATTTGTAGAGATTTGGAATCTTGTATTTATGGAATATGACAAAAAAAAAGATGGAAGTTACGAAAAACTTTCACAAAGAAATGTTGATACGGGAGTAGGGTTTGAGCGACTTGTCTCTATTCTTCAGCAGAAAGATTCTCCGTTCGACACCGAACTCTTTTCGGAAATTCTTCACACCATTTCAGAAATTACCAAAAAAACCTATGCGGAACACAAACGAGCATTTCGAATTATTGCCGATCATGCCCGCACCGCAACCTTTATGATTGCCGATGGTGTCCTCCCCGGAAATGAGGGACGAAAATATGTTCTTCGGCGAGTAATTCGTCGCGCCGTTCGCGAAGGGAAAAAACTTGGTATTCAAAATTCCTTCCTCTCTCATATTGCCAAAACAGTAATTGCTGAATACGAAATGTATTACCCTGAACTTTCGGAAAACAAAAACACCATTT
Coding sequences within:
- a CDS encoding PilT/PilU family type 4a pilus ATPase yields the protein MQKFKEQGMIFRYKNQNMFDESNTTGGIPGPSGFSLPSDLHAMMGIGDRHHANTGRDLETLVPKGGNKIAEKGAQEVNMKYQQSDLAIDDILEAALELGASDIHLSAGERLAFRISGKIYFVDNYPSIPDDMAEKLIFSLVSSEEQKETLLRTKELDTAYEHKDGTNFRVNIFYKRKSLSTVLRIIASEAFEMGELGLPAGVENLITQKQGLLLVTGPTGSGKSTSMQSMIEHINKGRVEHIITIEDPIEFIFKSKKSIISQREVGADTLSFANALRATLREDPDIVMIGEMRDPETIMAAINLSETGHLVISTLHTSGVPQTISRMINAFPTDQHNMIQNRLADCIIGILGQRLIPRADRKGRVGIYELMIATPGIRHLIRSGSTTQIKNAMQSGREHGMVRMEQYAEVLSERGIIHERDYEHYFQDE